The genomic region GTTCTCATCCACGGCGCTCACCTTCGAGTAGATCCCGGAACTCCAGAAATCCACGGCTGCCGAGGTAGTGGATGATCCGCTCCGCTTCCTTCCCCGCGGTGGGATTCCGCAATGCCACTGCGAGGATCCTTCGGATATGATCGCGGCTTGCGTAGAGCTTCCACCCTTCACGGTCCCCTTCGGCAAGTATCCTCAGGCATTGAGCTGATTCCACAGGATGGCTTTCCACAGTCCTTGCAAGATGCTCCAGCACCATATGTTCGGGGTCTGTCTGATGGACGAGTTGGAGCGATTCGAAAAGCTGCGCAATGGCCCAGCTCACGTCGAATTTGTCCGATACAAACCACCAGCCAAAGGCTGCCATTTCTTTCTCGAAATCGGAGGGCTGTTGTGCCTTCTTGGCGATGGCAAGACGCAGTTCCCACAACTTCTTGAGCCGATCCAGGATTTCTGCTGGAATATCCCCTTTCGTTTGCTTCAAAGCCCGCCCTACGAACTCTATGGCGTGACCCCGAAGGCCGTCTGGCGCCTTTTCCCAAAAGGCCGTAAGCAACGGCTCCCCAAGTGAGAGCTTGCCACGCCAGTAGAACACCATGAGGTGCTCCGCAAGCCTCTCGTCCGGGTTGGCGAGCCACCGGGTGTCGTCGCGACGGCAACCTATCCGCTCCACTGCATGGCGGTATTGCTCGCGGAGAATGTCCAAAACGTTGTCATAAGGCCTGCAGAATGTTACGTAAGTGTTCCACGCGGCCTCGAGAAGCGCCTCTTCCCCTTGGCCAATTGGGAAGATTCTCTTTGCATTGTCACGTGCCCACTTGGAATCCAAAAGGACGAGCCATGGGAACCACTGGCCGTAGACTGCGCGGATGGCGGGCGATGGCTCTTGCGCCACGTCGAGATGGGCGTCCAGCACTTCCCGGACCTCGGGCATCTCATCGAAGCCCCTGCGAGGCTGATCCTCGGCGTCTGCTTGACCATCCATGTGCCGCCGCACCCAAAGGGCATAGCGGACGACGGCGTGCATAGCCTCGCCCCGTGTAGTGTTAATTGAGAGCGTGGCCGGGTCCATGTCGGAGCCGCCGTAACGCTCTTCGTACTCCGGCGTAGGATCGGGGTCGTTAGTCAGTGGTTTCAGAATATGCCACACCTTTTCGCGAAGGTGGATGGGGATACTGCCCGCACCATCGTCAAAGCCGGCGGAGAGTAAGTGCGCGATCGCCTTGCGTGTCCAGCTCCAGTCGGGATCGGCCTCCATTCGCTTCACCCGCCGGCCCTCGATCTCGCGTGGCTGCGCCAGAACCCATTGGCAGAGATCGAGTACCGACTCCCAATCGAAAGCCCTGGCCTGCTTAAAGCCTTCCCGGAGGCCGAACAGGACAGCGCGGACGTATGTCGGGTCCAGGCCTTGGAAGCATTTAGCCTCGACTGCGAAAGGTCCCGGATCTTGCGCGACGACGGACGACAGCACGTGGCCCAGCCCTTCCGGAGAAGGCTCGCAGAAAACGTTGTCCGGAGGCCTCCATGTCTTGAGGAATTCCACAATTTCCGCGACGGACATTCCTTTGAGCTCGTCGGCTGACTTGGGGATCGCCGGCCCTACCCATCCGCCTTCCCTGTATATCAAAAACTCCGGATGCTCTGGCTCGCCGTAGTGCTCGACGAGCGTTCGATAGCGTTCCTGCCAATCCTGGGGCAGATTCTCAGACCCAATCCAGGCCAGCTGGTTCCGTTGCCATACCTCGCGGTAGTGGGTAATCTCCTCATCGAATGGTGCAGAACCATTATCGCCTTGCCGCTGTTCCCTGAGCCGCTCTATGTCCGGTCCCGCCTCGATCCAGCCGAGGATCTTGGTTTGGTCTTTCTCTGTAAGGCGAGAGAAGCTCGCCTGCATCAGCAGGATGTATTCGTGCTGTGTCCCAACGTCATCAAACAGGTTACGATTCGTCAGCCGTGTTGCGATAAGCGGTAAGGCCTGATCGGCAAACACCCGGAGAACGTGCAGGGCGATCCGTCGAAACACCTTCCAGGGCCTGCGCTCGAGGGCGTTAACAACTTCTTCCATATTTGCTTTACGGGAACGCACGGTAAGTTCCGCAACATCCCGGACACCAGAAACAAGGGCGTCCTTGATTGTGTGCCCGAGGTTCTGTGTATGTTCTTCAATCGCTGGGCGCCGGACGTACGAATAGTCCTCCGGCCCGTGGTCATCTTCCCGAGTCCGCGAAAACCGAATGGTCTTCTCCAAGAGATCGCATAGCACTTCCAGGGCAGGAAGACCGGCCGTCCTTACCAGTTCCGGATAGTATTTCTTGAGGATCTCCTCGTAATTCCAGGTGTCGAAGCGCGCCCGCGGCTCCGGCGGGAGCCGGCAGTCCTCTTTCGACGCGGCCTCCATGCGGCGTTCGCCCGGAAGGACATCCAGCAGCACGCTGGCCACACGCAACGCCTCCTCAGTCCGGCCACCTTTCGCCCAATGCTCGATGAGCTGCCCGAGTTTCTCCGGCAGCAGCCAATCCGGTCGCTCCGCCCACTGCGCCGCCTTTTCCACAAGTGGTGCCGACACCTCAGCCGGTATTGCAAGCATCGCGTCCACAAGGTCCCCCAGTACATTGGTGTTTTCGGTATCGTCCATTTCCCGGATGATTTCGGCTACGCGCTCCGGCTTGTGCTGAGCCATGCGGGCGAGGTACCGCGCCTCGGGCCAAGGGGGAAAACGGATCGTGCCTTCTTCATCGTTTCGGATCGGCTGAGGTGGATGTCGGAAGAAACCCTTTTGTCGAAGTGGCTCAAGCCACTCCGGGTTTTCGAGGCGGTCAAAGAAATAGCGATACTGTTCGGCGTACACAAGCAGTGCTAATGCTTGGTCGACCTGCTCAGGAGTTGGTTTGTTCCAAGATTTCATCTAAAGCCTCCACAGTCTTGAAGAATTCTCTTACCATCGCTGACAGTGCCCACTCAAAGCTCTCAAAGCGGTCTTTCAGTTCATCGCCGCCCATCTCGGCATCCTTCTGACCCCGCTCATGTGCACGTTCAACAAACCATTCGGTTGTTTTTAACCAATTATCAATTCGCGGCCTAAGGGTTGCCTCCGATACGCAGTTGTTTTGGTCGATTGCCAAAAATAGACGCCTCGCTGCTTCGCTTCTTGTCTCACGTGCCCGTTCATGATCTCTTACAAGGTTGGCCACTTTTTGGAAGACAGGGTACGGAAGTGGAATATCATCATTGGAAGGTAAGGCATCCCCTTCGCTTACTCTTGTCGGTGTCGATCCATCAAAAGGAAGGCCATGCCTTTTCCAAAGGTTGCCAATGTCATCAAGGCAGCTCTTGTAGTCGAGCCGCCATCCAGCTTTAGGCCCTGCTATGATATCCGGCAAGCGGTTTCTTATCTCTCGCACAGCATGCGCAACGAAGCGAACCCGGCCGGGGAAAGCCTCCGAAAAGATCATACGTAGTGCGCCTTCGTAGAACTCGCCGAGCGACGGAGCGTTGCTCTCGAACCATAAGCGCAAGTCCATGCGCAGTGGAGTCCAAAAGTCCGGATAGCGAACCTCCATCACAACTCCCCCCGAAATGCCCTGTCCAGAATCGCCTGCTCCAGGAGTTGAAATTCCGCGTCGGTGGTCGCCTGGATTTCCTTCAGGGCCTTGATCTTCTCCTGCACCGCCTCCAGGTGCGCCAAGATCCGCCGCTGCTCATCGAGGGGCGGGAGGGGGATGGGAATTGACCGCATTGCGCCTTGGGTCAGCTTCGGCCGAGTTGCACCGGTTAGAAATGGGCGCAGGTCATAGGCGACAAGGCAATAGTAGAGCAATTGATTGACCAGATGGTCGGGCCTGCCACGCAAAATATGCACATGATTGTTAGCCCAGAACCGGCCGCTCATGATGTAGGCGGTAGGTTCGCCGGGCCCATAAAATCCGCCGTCTTCTGCAAGTAGGACAAATTCACCAGCGTGGGTGTGCCCATCAACGTAGTCTATGACACCATTGGCGCCGCAATAGGGCACATTACCCGGGATGCGAACTTTCTTCTTGACTGGCTTTCTTAGCGTGTCCCAAACCTCACACACTTCCCCCAACCGCACCCAGCGCCAGCCGGGAGGCGGTTCGGCACCGGGGCGGGGGAAGGTCTCGGCAAGGGTGGATTGCCACAGGCGCTCGGCGTCCTCCTTGGCCTGCTGCCGCAGGCGCCGCGCCTCG from Candidatus Bipolaricaulis anaerobius harbors:
- a CDS encoding restriction endonuclease subunit S, which produces MTEGLYKLPEGWRWVRLGEVCNLYQPKTITVQEMKRNPGPYPVFGANGIIGNYYQFNHEESEVLVTCRGATCGTVNMSSPRSWITGNAMVVTPVIEGLRKDYLYWVIKSTDLREAIGGSAQPQITRLTLSPMIIPLPPLDEQRRIVARIEELMAQVREARRLRQQAKEDAERLWQSTLAETFPRPGAEPPPGWRWVRLGEVCEVWDTLRKPVKKKVRIPGNVPYCGANGVIDYVDGHTHAGEFVLLAEDGGFYGPGEPTAYIMSGRFWANNHVHILRGRPDHLVNQLLYYCLVAYDLRPFLTGATRPKLTQGAMRSIPIPLPPLDEQRRILAHLEAVQEKIKALKEIQATTDAEFQLLEQAILDRAFRGEL